Proteins encoded in a region of the Bubalus bubalis isolate 160015118507 breed Murrah chromosome 9, NDDB_SH_1, whole genome shotgun sequence genome:
- the NRTN gene encoding neurturin: MQRWKAAALASVLCSSVLSIWMCREGLLLGHRLGPALAPLRRPPRTLDARIARLAQYRALLQGAPDAVELRELTPWAGRSPGPRRRAGLRRRRARARSGTRPCGLRELEVRVSELGLGYASEETVLFRYCAGACEAAARVYDLGLRRLRQRRRVRRERVRAQPCCRPTAYEDEVSFLDTHSRYHTVHELSARECACV, from the exons ATGCAGCGCTGGAAGGCGGCGGCCCTGGCCTCGGTGCTCTGCAGCTCCGTGCTCTCCATCTGGATGTGTCGGGAGGGACTGCTCCTCGGCCACCGCCTCGGACCTGCGCTGGCCCCGTTGCGCCGGCCGCCTCGCACCCTGGACGCCCGAATTGCCCGTCTGGCCCAGT ACCGTGCACTGCTGCAGGGCGCCCCGGACGCGGTGGAACTTCGAGAACTGACGCCCTGGGCCGGGCGGTCCCCTGGTCCGCGCCGTCGGGCGGGGCTCCGGCGGCGGCGCGCGCGTGCGCGGTCGGGGACACGGCCGTGCGGGCTGCGCGAGCTCGAGGTGCGCGTGAGCGAGCTGGGCCTGGGCTACGCGTCGGAAGAGACAGTGCTGTTCCGCTACTGCGCAGGCGCATGCGAGGCGGCCGCGCGCGTCTACGACCTGGGGCTGCGACGCCTGCGCCAGCGGCGGCGAGTGCGGCGAGAGCGGGTGCGCGCTCAGCCCTGCTGCCGCCCGACGGCCTACGAGGACGAAGTGTCCTTTCTGGACACGCACAGTCGCTACCACACGGTCCACGAGCTGTCGGCGCGCGAGTGCGCCTGCGTGTGA
- the LOC102389267 gene encoding 3-galactosyl-N-acetylglucosaminide 4-alpha-L-fucosyltransferase FUT3 isoform X3 yields the protein MRCGGAGLICPLPSSWSRHIPSQRDQLFLRPKPPGRLLSALHAAPPEFEPGGYEGTQRRCQEELPCAQGKERWLRFAGAALKRDPTSKVRETQLLQIMYPPGCAKVKCSWHHCLPGLLLQLLLALCFFSYLRMSQDKPKPTWVSELGAPSQATEGSSAHLPLRVLLWTWPFNQPVALSRCSELWPGTADCQLTVNRSEYPQADAVLVHHREVSNRPQVQLPPSPRPPGQRWVWFSMESPSNCLKLKDLDGYFNLTMSYRRDSDIFMPYGWLEPWPGQPVETLLNISAKTKLVAWVVSNWNKDSIRVQYYKLLKPHLQVDVYGRFHTPLPHALMAKQLSQYKFYLAFENSLHPDYITEKLWKNALQAWAVPVVLGPSRVNYEQFLPPKAFIHVEDFQSPKDLAQYLLALDKDYASYLNYFRWRETLRPRSFSWALMFCKACWKLQQEPRYQTVPSIASWFQ from the exons ATGAG GTGTGGTGGAGCTGGACTGATTTGTCCACTTCCTTCTTCCTGGAGTCGCCATATCCCCTCCCAGCGTGACCAACTGTTCCTCCGCCCGAAGCCTCCTGGTCGGCTGCTGTCTGCCCTGCACGCTGCCCCTCCAG aatttgagcCCGGTGGCTACGAAGGCACACAGCGCAGgtgccaagaggagctaccctgtgCCCAAGgtaaggagcggtggctgcgctttgctggagcagccttgaagagagaccccacatccaaagtaagagaaacccag ctgctCCAAATCATGTATCCACCCGGTTGCGCCAAGGTGAAGTGTTCCTGGCACCACTGTCTTCCCGGGCTGTTGCTGCAGCTGCTTCTGGCTCTGTGCTTCTTCTCTTATCTGCGTATGTCTCAAGACAAGCCCAAGCCCACGTGGGTCTCTGAACTGGGGGCCCCTTCCCAGGCCACTGAGGGGTCCTCCGCCCACCTGCCTCTGCGTGTCCTGCTGTGGACGTGGCCATTCAACCAGCCAGTGGCTCTGTCCCGCTGCTCGGAGTTGTGGCCTGGCACAGCTGACTGCCAGCTGACCGTCAACCGAAGCGAGTACCCTCAGGCGGACGCGGTCCTCGTGCACCACCGGGAGGTCAGCAACCGGCCCCAGGTGCAGCTCCCGCCATCCCCGCGGCCCCCTGGCCAGCGCTGGGTTTGGTTCAGCATGGAATCGCCCAGCAACTGCTTGAAACTGAAGGACCTAGATGGCTACTTCAACCTCACCATGTCCTACCGCCGGGACTCAGATATCTTCATGCCCTACGGCTGGCTCGAGCCATGGCCCGGCCAGCCCGTGGAGACGCTGCTCAACATCTCAGCCAAGACCAAGCTGGTGGCCTGGGTGGTGTCCAACTGGAATAAAGACTCTATCAGGGTGCAATACTACAAGCTGCTGAAGCCACACCTCCAAGTGGACGTGTACGGACGCTTCCACACGCCACTGCCCCACGCACTCATGGCCAAGCAGCTGTCCCAGTACAAGTTCTACCTGGCTTTTGAGAACTCCCTGCACCCCGACTACATCACAGAGAAGCTGTGGAAGAACGCCCTGCAGGCATGGGCCGTGCCAGTGGTCCTGGGCCCCAGCCGGGTCAACTATGAACAGTTCCTGCCACCTAAAGCCTTCATCCACGTCGAAGACTTCCAGAGCCCCAAGGACCTGGCACAGTACTTGCTAGCACTGGACAAGGACTACGCCAGCTACCTGAACTACTTCCGCTGGCGGGAGACACTGCGGCCTCGGTCCTTCTCTTGGGCCCTGATGTTCTGTAAGGCCTGCTGGAAGCTGCAGCAGGAGCCCAGGTACCAGACGGTGCCCAGTATCGCATCTTGGTTCCAGTGA
- the LOC102389267 gene encoding 3-galactosyl-N-acetylglucosaminide 4-alpha-L-fucosyltransferase FUT3 isoform X1, whose protein sequence is MTSSNLSNYTSTTWATSQQASPRLPDNGCCSAAGRCLRGPCPQATNHQELTVNGFRQRGVVVLRRRMRCGGAGLICPLPSSWSRHIPSQRDQLFLRPKPPGRLLSALHAAPPEFEPGGYEGTQRRCQEELPCAQGKERWLRFAGAALKRDPTSKVRETQLLQIMYPPGCAKVKCSWHHCLPGLLLQLLLALCFFSYLRMSQDKPKPTWVSELGAPSQATEGSSAHLPLRVLLWTWPFNQPVALSRCSELWPGTADCQLTVNRSEYPQADAVLVHHREVSNRPQVQLPPSPRPPGQRWVWFSMESPSNCLKLKDLDGYFNLTMSYRRDSDIFMPYGWLEPWPGQPVETLLNISAKTKLVAWVVSNWNKDSIRVQYYKLLKPHLQVDVYGRFHTPLPHALMAKQLSQYKFYLAFENSLHPDYITEKLWKNALQAWAVPVVLGPSRVNYEQFLPPKAFIHVEDFQSPKDLAQYLLALDKDYASYLNYFRWRETLRPRSFSWALMFCKACWKLQQEPRYQTVPSIASWFQ, encoded by the exons ACAACGGATGCTGCTCAGCCGCTGGCCGATGCCTCAGAGGACCCTGCCCACAAGCAACCAACCATCAAGAATTGACAGTGAACGGATTCAGACAGCGTGGAGTGGTGGTTCTGAGGAGGAGAATGAG GTGTGGTGGAGCTGGACTGATTTGTCCACTTCCTTCTTCCTGGAGTCGCCATATCCCCTCCCAGCGTGACCAACTGTTCCTCCGCCCGAAGCCTCCTGGTCGGCTGCTGTCTGCCCTGCACGCTGCCCCTCCAG aatttgagcCCGGTGGCTACGAAGGCACACAGCGCAGgtgccaagaggagctaccctgtgCCCAAGgtaaggagcggtggctgcgctttgctggagcagccttgaagagagaccccacatccaaagtaagagaaacccag ctgctCCAAATCATGTATCCACCCGGTTGCGCCAAGGTGAAGTGTTCCTGGCACCACTGTCTTCCCGGGCTGTTGCTGCAGCTGCTTCTGGCTCTGTGCTTCTTCTCTTATCTGCGTATGTCTCAAGACAAGCCCAAGCCCACGTGGGTCTCTGAACTGGGGGCCCCTTCCCAGGCCACTGAGGGGTCCTCCGCCCACCTGCCTCTGCGTGTCCTGCTGTGGACGTGGCCATTCAACCAGCCAGTGGCTCTGTCCCGCTGCTCGGAGTTGTGGCCTGGCACAGCTGACTGCCAGCTGACCGTCAACCGAAGCGAGTACCCTCAGGCGGACGCGGTCCTCGTGCACCACCGGGAGGTCAGCAACCGGCCCCAGGTGCAGCTCCCGCCATCCCCGCGGCCCCCTGGCCAGCGCTGGGTTTGGTTCAGCATGGAATCGCCCAGCAACTGCTTGAAACTGAAGGACCTAGATGGCTACTTCAACCTCACCATGTCCTACCGCCGGGACTCAGATATCTTCATGCCCTACGGCTGGCTCGAGCCATGGCCCGGCCAGCCCGTGGAGACGCTGCTCAACATCTCAGCCAAGACCAAGCTGGTGGCCTGGGTGGTGTCCAACTGGAATAAAGACTCTATCAGGGTGCAATACTACAAGCTGCTGAAGCCACACCTCCAAGTGGACGTGTACGGACGCTTCCACACGCCACTGCCCCACGCACTCATGGCCAAGCAGCTGTCCCAGTACAAGTTCTACCTGGCTTTTGAGAACTCCCTGCACCCCGACTACATCACAGAGAAGCTGTGGAAGAACGCCCTGCAGGCATGGGCCGTGCCAGTGGTCCTGGGCCCCAGCCGGGTCAACTATGAACAGTTCCTGCCACCTAAAGCCTTCATCCACGTCGAAGACTTCCAGAGCCCCAAGGACCTGGCACAGTACTTGCTAGCACTGGACAAGGACTACGCCAGCTACCTGAACTACTTCCGCTGGCGGGAGACACTGCGGCCTCGGTCCTTCTCTTGGGCCCTGATGTTCTGTAAGGCCTGCTGGAAGCTGCAGCAGGAGCCCAGGTACCAGACGGTGCCCAGTATCGCATCTTGGTTCCAGTGA
- the LOC102389267 gene encoding 3-galactosyl-N-acetylglucosaminide 4-alpha-L-fucosyltransferase FUT3 isoform X4, protein MYPPGCAKVKCSWHHCLPGLLLQLLLALCFFSYLRMSQDKPKPTWVSELGAPSQATEGSSAHLPLRVLLWTWPFNQPVALSRCSELWPGTADCQLTVNRSEYPQADAVLVHHREVSNRPQVQLPPSPRPPGQRWVWFSMESPSNCLKLKDLDGYFNLTMSYRRDSDIFMPYGWLEPWPGQPVETLLNISAKTKLVAWVVSNWNKDSIRVQYYKLLKPHLQVDVYGRFHTPLPHALMAKQLSQYKFYLAFENSLHPDYITEKLWKNALQAWAVPVVLGPSRVNYEQFLPPKAFIHVEDFQSPKDLAQYLLALDKDYASYLNYFRWRETLRPRSFSWALMFCKACWKLQQEPRYQTVPSIASWFQ, encoded by the coding sequence ATGTATCCACCCGGTTGCGCCAAGGTGAAGTGTTCCTGGCACCACTGTCTTCCCGGGCTGTTGCTGCAGCTGCTTCTGGCTCTGTGCTTCTTCTCTTATCTGCGTATGTCTCAAGACAAGCCCAAGCCCACGTGGGTCTCTGAACTGGGGGCCCCTTCCCAGGCCACTGAGGGGTCCTCCGCCCACCTGCCTCTGCGTGTCCTGCTGTGGACGTGGCCATTCAACCAGCCAGTGGCTCTGTCCCGCTGCTCGGAGTTGTGGCCTGGCACAGCTGACTGCCAGCTGACCGTCAACCGAAGCGAGTACCCTCAGGCGGACGCGGTCCTCGTGCACCACCGGGAGGTCAGCAACCGGCCCCAGGTGCAGCTCCCGCCATCCCCGCGGCCCCCTGGCCAGCGCTGGGTTTGGTTCAGCATGGAATCGCCCAGCAACTGCTTGAAACTGAAGGACCTAGATGGCTACTTCAACCTCACCATGTCCTACCGCCGGGACTCAGATATCTTCATGCCCTACGGCTGGCTCGAGCCATGGCCCGGCCAGCCCGTGGAGACGCTGCTCAACATCTCAGCCAAGACCAAGCTGGTGGCCTGGGTGGTGTCCAACTGGAATAAAGACTCTATCAGGGTGCAATACTACAAGCTGCTGAAGCCACACCTCCAAGTGGACGTGTACGGACGCTTCCACACGCCACTGCCCCACGCACTCATGGCCAAGCAGCTGTCCCAGTACAAGTTCTACCTGGCTTTTGAGAACTCCCTGCACCCCGACTACATCACAGAGAAGCTGTGGAAGAACGCCCTGCAGGCATGGGCCGTGCCAGTGGTCCTGGGCCCCAGCCGGGTCAACTATGAACAGTTCCTGCCACCTAAAGCCTTCATCCACGTCGAAGACTTCCAGAGCCCCAAGGACCTGGCACAGTACTTGCTAGCACTGGACAAGGACTACGCCAGCTACCTGAACTACTTCCGCTGGCGGGAGACACTGCGGCCTCGGTCCTTCTCTTGGGCCCTGATGTTCTGTAAGGCCTGCTGGAAGCTGCAGCAGGAGCCCAGGTACCAGACGGTGCCCAGTATCGCATCTTGGTTCCAGTGA